In Oscillospiraceae bacterium, a genomic segment contains:
- a CDS encoding putative DNA binding domain-containing protein, whose product MAFKESETVELKSEVVNEIKKSVIAFANSGGGMLYVGVDNNGDVVGLADADADLLNINNMLRDSIKPDVTMFAQSRVENVDGKQIIAITIHGGTERPYYLAGKGIRPEGVYVRHGAASVPATDTAIRKMIRETDGDSYEKLRSVEQALIFTSAETEFAARKIAFGEPQMTTLGLLTDDRICTNLALLLSEQCPHTIKVAVFQDITQSTFKDRREFGGSLFRQIGEVYEYLDLNNNTNATFDKLLRIDTRDYPDAALREALINAVVHREYATSGSILIKIFTDRTEFISPGGLVGSIEIGDIMTGYSVCRNQNLAAVFYRLQLIEAYGTGILKIFESYRTSRTQPKIEVTPNVFKMILPNLNHVTARIDSNTLTPQERVVNYLKEHGSITRRQTEELLGVAQTAAGKVLRKLVEDGKLIRKGDTRKLRYFISNPSFV is encoded by the coding sequence ATGGCATTTAAGGAAAGCGAAACTGTTGAACTCAAATCTGAGGTCGTCAACGAAATCAAGAAAAGTGTTATCGCATTTGCCAACAGCGGCGGCGGAATGCTTTATGTCGGTGTAGACAACAACGGAGATGTCGTTGGGCTTGCTGACGCAGACGCTGATCTATTGAATATAAACAATATGCTCCGCGATAGCATCAAGCCCGATGTGACGATGTTCGCGCAGAGCAGGGTTGAGAACGTTGACGGCAAACAGATTATCGCCATCACCATTCATGGCGGTACGGAGCGTCCGTATTACCTTGCGGGTAAAGGTATTCGCCCGGAAGGTGTGTATGTGCGCCACGGAGCAGCGAGTGTTCCGGCGACCGACACCGCCATTCGCAAAATGATACGAGAGACAGACGGCGACAGTTATGAGAAACTACGCTCCGTTGAACAGGCGTTGATTTTCACTTCTGCCGAAACGGAGTTTGCCGCTCGCAAGATCGCGTTCGGTGAACCGCAGATGACGACGCTTGGTCTGCTGACCGATGACCGCATCTGTACAAATCTCGCGCTGCTGCTGTCGGAGCAATGCCCGCACACAATCAAAGTGGCGGTGTTTCAAGATATAACACAAAGCACATTCAAAGATCGACGCGAGTTTGGCGGCTCGCTGTTCAGGCAAATTGGCGAGGTTTACGAGTACCTTGACCTGAACAACAATACGAACGCTACATTTGACAAGCTGTTGCGAATTGACACACGCGATTATCCGGATGCGGCTCTGCGCGAGGCATTGATTAACGCTGTCGTTCACCGCGAGTACGCGACAAGCGGGAGTATTCTCATAAAGATATTCACCGACCGCACGGAATTCATCTCTCCCGGCGGTTTGGTCGGCAGCATTGAGATTGGCGACATCATGACGGGCTACTCCGTCTGCCGCAATCAAAACCTCGCGGCGGTATTCTACCGTTTGCAGCTGATTGAAGCCTACGGTACCGGTATCTTAAAAATATTTGAGAGCTACAGAACCTCACGCACACAGCCGAAGATTGAGGTCACCCCCAATGTGTTCAAAATGATACTGCCAAACTTAAACCATGTCACAGCGCGTATTGATTCTAACACTTTAACGCCGCAAGAACGAGTTGTGAACTACCTCAAAGAACACGGCTCAATTACCCGCAGGCAAACGGAGGAACTACTCGGAGTGGCTCAAACGGCAGCGGGCAAGGTGCTCCGCAAACTGGTTGAAGACGGCAAATTGATCCGCAAGGGTGATACCCGCAAACTACGCTATTTCATTTCTAATCCAAGTTTCGTATAA